In Puntigrus tetrazona isolate hp1 chromosome 18, ASM1883169v1, whole genome shotgun sequence, one genomic interval encodes:
- the kifc3 gene encoding kinesin-like protein KIFC3 isoform X4, with the protein MYGTRKTWDVGHTPCLQELWNKDLSLDVSASSLDILMSDGEEESSFLSLPNTVLQRHCLTSDLSETATSEQQKLLIQTLQERVCEFQARLRSEDAAKRLLLQRLQTHDRQLNQDIHQNDEHSSINQEPREQLRLQDGQLNQAASPTGVRSSGVLTQRPVDFPSAVQVSKVHSQEQLQKDKGEQLALITGLRTQVKELEEKLLDQTQEVERLRSELGATDLEKQLEVLESENQRLKQELKASQTQTSCSTSHCPHSQDVEALRGELCRKDEECRERERRLAALEQQVQERTGVVVQLQQQLEEAAQRRHQIQLQLEEASRLRSQSEEQLTSRLQDAEEALSRQAVLTPHVKIVTKTVEVESAQCKQALMEAQARNQALQEQLSVQRQLLRELEQQLHESQRTSSQLRQQLRTDRGRLYGLLSKAVGGGNNEVTHRLSKILVYEGEMERAQGQLEAEMQSLEEEKNRVIEEAFIRAESEMKAVHENLAGVRMNLLTLQPALRTLTCDYNCLKRQVQDFPYMLEKAISEAKQEICQVIGEVSSANQELLRKYKREMNLRKKCHNELVRLKGNIRVLCRVRPICAGETDAADTKNIVTFDPDDDAVLILSNKGKLMTFELDKVFPTQATQEEVFQEVQSLVTSCIDGFNVCIFAYGQTGSGKTYTMEGVPEDPGINQRALRLLFSEVSEKKPDWDYKITVSMVEIYNETLRNLLGDNPNEKLDIKMCPDGSGQLYVPGLTEFTVESVEDINKVFDLGHMNRATACTNLNEHSSRSHALLIVTVAGFNSSTGHRTSGKLNLVDLAGSERIAKSGAEGSRLREAQCINKSLSALGDVINALRSRHSHVPFRNSRLTYLLQDSLNGDSKTLMMVQVSPLESNVSESVCSLKFAQRVRTVEIGPSSSSRRQAENSSTSSSPTHDSVELDSPPVTPVPLPISRASSAGSTLSSNSKTPTTRRRSHSQLSTDRQVDRSSPLVGDGGQDE; encoded by the exons TTTCAGCGAGTTCCCTGGATATCCTGATGAGTGATGGTGAGGAGGAGAGCTCCTTCCTCTCGTTGCCCAACACTGTCCTTCAGCGCCActgtttgacctctgacctctctgaAACGGCCACCTCAGAACAGCAGAAGCTGCTCATACAG ACTCTGCAAGAGAGAGTTTGTGAGTTCCAGGCACGTTTGCGAAGCGAAGACGCTGCAAAAAGACTCCTGCTGCAGCGACTGCAGACACACGACCGCCAGCTCAACCAAGACATCCACCAGAACGACGAACATTCGTCCATTAACCAAGAACCTCGAGAGCAGCTCAGACTGCAGGACGGCCAGCTCAACCAAGCTGCGTCACCGACAG gtgtGAGGAGCTCTGGTGTTTTGACACAGAGACCTGTGGATTTTCCCAGTGCTGTGCAAGTGAGTAAAGTTCACTCACAGGAGCAACTGCAAAAAGACAAGGGAGAACAACTTGCTCTCATTACAGGGCTGCGCACACAG GTCAAGGAGCTGGAGGAGAAACTATTGGATCAGACGCAGGAGGTGGAGAGACTGCGCTCTGAGCTG gGGGCGACAGATCTGGAGAAACAGCTCGAGGTGCTGGAGAGTGAGAACCAGCGGCTCAAACAGGAGCTGAAGGCCAGTCAGACTCAGACCAGCTGCTCTACCAGCCACTGCCCACACAGCCAG GATGTGGAGGCCCTGCGAGGAGAGCTGTGTCGTAAGGACGAGGAGTGCCGCGAGCGGGAGCGGAGGCTGGCTGCGCTGGAGCAGCAGGTGCAGGAGAGGACGGGTGTAGTAGTtcagctgcagcagcagctgGAGGAGGCGGCGCAGCGCAGACACCAGATCCAGCTGCAGCTTGAGGAGGCGTCACGTCTCAGGAGCCAGAGCGAGGAGCAGCTGACCTCACGGCTTCAAGACGCCGAGGAGGCTCTGTCTCGCCAGGCTGTTTTGACACCACACGTCAAG ATTGTGACCAAGACGGTTGAAGTGGAGTCTGCTCAATGTAAGCAGGCTTTGATGGAGGCTCAGGCCCGTAACCAGGCTCTTCAGGAGCAGCTGAGCGTCCAGAGGCAGCTCCTCAGAGAGCTGGAGCAGCAGCTGCACGAGTCGCAGAGAACCAGCAGTCAGCTCCGCCAGCAG CTGAGGACGGACCGCGGCCGTCTGTATGGCCTGCTCTCCAAGGCGGTGGGTGGGGGTAACAACGAGGTCACCCACAGGCTCTCCAAG atccTGGTGTATGAGGGTGAGATGGAGAGAGCTCAGGGTCAGCTGGAGGCAGAGATGCAGAGtctggaggaggagaagaaccGAGTGATCGAGGAAGCTTTCATCAGAGCCGAGAGTGAGATGAAGGCTGTCCATGAGAACCTAGCAG GTGTGCGGATGAACCTCCTGACGCTGCAGCCGGCTCTGAGAACCCTCACCTGCGATTACAACTGTCTGAAGAGACAGGTGCAGGACTTCCCTTACATGCTGGAGAAAGCCATCTCTGAGGCGAAGCAGGAG ATCTGTCAGGTGATTGGCGAGGTGAGCAGCGCGAACCAAGAGCTGCTGCGCAAGTACAAGCGAGAGATGAACCTGAGGAAGAAATGCCACAATGAACTGGTGCGCCTCAAAG GAAACATCCGCGTGTTGTGCCGAGTACGTCCCATATGTGCTGGAGAAACGGATGCTGCTGACACCAAAAACatagtgacctttgaccctgacGATGATGCTGTTCTTATCTTGTCTAATAAGGGCAAGCTCATGACCTTTGAACTTGACAAAGTCTTTCCCACTCAGGCCACTCAGGAGGAG GTGTTCCAGGAAGTGCAGTCTCTGGTCACTTCCTGTATTGATGGCTTTAACGTATGCATCTTTGCCTATGGGCAGACCGGCTCTGGAAAGACCTATACCATGGAG gGTGTCCCTGAAGACCCTGGCATTAACCAGCGTGCTCTGCGGCTGCTCTTCTCTGAAGTGTCTGAGAAAAAGCCTGACTGGGACTACAAGATCACTGTCAGCATGGTGGAGATCTACAATGAGACACTTCG AAACTTGTTGGGCGACAATCCCAACGAGAAGCTGGATATAAAGATGTGTCCGGACGGCAGTGGACAGCTGTATGTGCCAGGACTCACTGAGTTCACCGTGGAGAGCGTGGAGGACATTAACAAG GTGTTTGACCTGGGTCACATGAACCGAGCGACAGCATGCACCAATCTAAACGAGCACAGCTCTCGCTCTCACGCTCTCCTTATCGTCACAGTGGCGGGTTTCAACTCATCCACGGGCCACCGCACCTCAG GTAAGCTCAATCTGGTGGATCTGGCGGGTTCTGAGCGGATCGCCAAGTCCGGTGCCGAGGGCAGCCGCCTGCGCGAGGCTCAGTGCATCAACAAATCGCTGTCTGCGCTGGGCGACGTCATCAACGCCCTGCGCTCCAGACACTCGCACGTGCCCTTCAGGAACTCCCGCCTCACGTACCTGCTGCAGGACTCGCTCAACGGAGACAGCAAGACCCTCATGATGGTGCAG GTGTCTCCTCTGGAGAGTAACGTCAGCGAGTCGGTTTGCTCTCTGAAGTTCGCTCAGCGTGTACGGACAGTTGAGATCGGGCCCTCGTCTTCATCACGCCGCCAAGCGGAGAACTCCTCAACATCCTCCTCTCCGACTCATGACAGCGTGGAG CTGGACTCTCCTCCCGTGACCCCTGTGCCGCTCCCCATCTCGAGGGCCAGCAGCGCAGGCTCAACCCTCTCCTCCAACTCTAAGACCCCCACAACCCGACGGCGGTCCCACAGTCAGCTGTCCACAg ATAGACAGGTAGACAGAAGCAGCCCATTGGTTGGGGACGGTGGGCAG GACGAATGA
- the kifc3 gene encoding kinesin-like protein KIFC3 isoform X5, whose translation MSDGEEESSFLSLPNTVLQRHCLTSDLSETATSEQQKLLIQTLQERVCEFQARLRSEDAAKRLLLQRLQTHDRQLNQDIHQNDEHSSINQEPREQLRLQDGQLNQAASPTGVRSSGVLTQRPVDFPSAVQVSKVHSQEQLQKDKGEQLALITGLRTQVKELEEKLLDQTQEVERLRSELGATDLEKQLEVLESENQRLKQELKASQTQTSCSTSHCPHSQDVEALRGELCRKDEECRERERRLAALEQQVQERTGVVVQLQQQLEEAAQRRHQIQLQLEEASRLRSQSEEQLTSRLQDAEEALSRQAVLTPHVKIVTKTVEVESAQCKQALMEAQARNQALQEQLSVQRQLLRELEQQLHESQRTSSQLRQQLRTDRGRLYGLLSKAVGGGNNEVTHRLSKILVYEGEMERAQGQLEAEMQSLEEEKNRVIEEAFIRAESEMKAVHENLAGVRMNLLTLQPALRTLTCDYNCLKRQVQDFPYMLEKAISEAKQEICQVIGEVSSANQELLRKYKREMNLRKKCHNELVRLKGNIRVLCRVRPICAGETDAADTKNIVTFDPDDDAVLILSNKGKLMTFELDKVFPTQATQEEVFQEVQSLVTSCIDGFNVCIFAYGQTGSGKTYTMEGVPEDPGINQRALRLLFSEVSEKKPDWDYKITVSMVEIYNETLRNLLGDNPNEKLDIKMCPDGSGQLYVPGLTEFTVESVEDINKVFDLGHMNRATACTNLNEHSSRSHALLIVTVAGFNSSTGHRTSGKLNLVDLAGSERIAKSGAEGSRLREAQCINKSLSALGDVINALRSRHSHVPFRNSRLTYLLQDSLNGDSKTLMMVQVSPLESNVSESVCSLKFAQRVRTVEIGPSSSSRRQAENSSTSSSPTHDSVELDSPPVTPVPLPISRASSAGSTLSSNSKTPTTRRRSHSQLSTDRQVDRSSPLVGDGGQDE comes from the exons ATGAGTGATGGTGAGGAGGAGAGCTCCTTCCTCTCGTTGCCCAACACTGTCCTTCAGCGCCActgtttgacctctgacctctctgaAACGGCCACCTCAGAACAGCAGAAGCTGCTCATACAG ACTCTGCAAGAGAGAGTTTGTGAGTTCCAGGCACGTTTGCGAAGCGAAGACGCTGCAAAAAGACTCCTGCTGCAGCGACTGCAGACACACGACCGCCAGCTCAACCAAGACATCCACCAGAACGACGAACATTCGTCCATTAACCAAGAACCTCGAGAGCAGCTCAGACTGCAGGACGGCCAGCTCAACCAAGCTGCGTCACCGACAG gtgtGAGGAGCTCTGGTGTTTTGACACAGAGACCTGTGGATTTTCCCAGTGCTGTGCAAGTGAGTAAAGTTCACTCACAGGAGCAACTGCAAAAAGACAAGGGAGAACAACTTGCTCTCATTACAGGGCTGCGCACACAG GTCAAGGAGCTGGAGGAGAAACTATTGGATCAGACGCAGGAGGTGGAGAGACTGCGCTCTGAGCTG gGGGCGACAGATCTGGAGAAACAGCTCGAGGTGCTGGAGAGTGAGAACCAGCGGCTCAAACAGGAGCTGAAGGCCAGTCAGACTCAGACCAGCTGCTCTACCAGCCACTGCCCACACAGCCAG GATGTGGAGGCCCTGCGAGGAGAGCTGTGTCGTAAGGACGAGGAGTGCCGCGAGCGGGAGCGGAGGCTGGCTGCGCTGGAGCAGCAGGTGCAGGAGAGGACGGGTGTAGTAGTtcagctgcagcagcagctgGAGGAGGCGGCGCAGCGCAGACACCAGATCCAGCTGCAGCTTGAGGAGGCGTCACGTCTCAGGAGCCAGAGCGAGGAGCAGCTGACCTCACGGCTTCAAGACGCCGAGGAGGCTCTGTCTCGCCAGGCTGTTTTGACACCACACGTCAAG ATTGTGACCAAGACGGTTGAAGTGGAGTCTGCTCAATGTAAGCAGGCTTTGATGGAGGCTCAGGCCCGTAACCAGGCTCTTCAGGAGCAGCTGAGCGTCCAGAGGCAGCTCCTCAGAGAGCTGGAGCAGCAGCTGCACGAGTCGCAGAGAACCAGCAGTCAGCTCCGCCAGCAG CTGAGGACGGACCGCGGCCGTCTGTATGGCCTGCTCTCCAAGGCGGTGGGTGGGGGTAACAACGAGGTCACCCACAGGCTCTCCAAG atccTGGTGTATGAGGGTGAGATGGAGAGAGCTCAGGGTCAGCTGGAGGCAGAGATGCAGAGtctggaggaggagaagaaccGAGTGATCGAGGAAGCTTTCATCAGAGCCGAGAGTGAGATGAAGGCTGTCCATGAGAACCTAGCAG GTGTGCGGATGAACCTCCTGACGCTGCAGCCGGCTCTGAGAACCCTCACCTGCGATTACAACTGTCTGAAGAGACAGGTGCAGGACTTCCCTTACATGCTGGAGAAAGCCATCTCTGAGGCGAAGCAGGAG ATCTGTCAGGTGATTGGCGAGGTGAGCAGCGCGAACCAAGAGCTGCTGCGCAAGTACAAGCGAGAGATGAACCTGAGGAAGAAATGCCACAATGAACTGGTGCGCCTCAAAG GAAACATCCGCGTGTTGTGCCGAGTACGTCCCATATGTGCTGGAGAAACGGATGCTGCTGACACCAAAAACatagtgacctttgaccctgacGATGATGCTGTTCTTATCTTGTCTAATAAGGGCAAGCTCATGACCTTTGAACTTGACAAAGTCTTTCCCACTCAGGCCACTCAGGAGGAG GTGTTCCAGGAAGTGCAGTCTCTGGTCACTTCCTGTATTGATGGCTTTAACGTATGCATCTTTGCCTATGGGCAGACCGGCTCTGGAAAGACCTATACCATGGAG gGTGTCCCTGAAGACCCTGGCATTAACCAGCGTGCTCTGCGGCTGCTCTTCTCTGAAGTGTCTGAGAAAAAGCCTGACTGGGACTACAAGATCACTGTCAGCATGGTGGAGATCTACAATGAGACACTTCG AAACTTGTTGGGCGACAATCCCAACGAGAAGCTGGATATAAAGATGTGTCCGGACGGCAGTGGACAGCTGTATGTGCCAGGACTCACTGAGTTCACCGTGGAGAGCGTGGAGGACATTAACAAG GTGTTTGACCTGGGTCACATGAACCGAGCGACAGCATGCACCAATCTAAACGAGCACAGCTCTCGCTCTCACGCTCTCCTTATCGTCACAGTGGCGGGTTTCAACTCATCCACGGGCCACCGCACCTCAG GTAAGCTCAATCTGGTGGATCTGGCGGGTTCTGAGCGGATCGCCAAGTCCGGTGCCGAGGGCAGCCGCCTGCGCGAGGCTCAGTGCATCAACAAATCGCTGTCTGCGCTGGGCGACGTCATCAACGCCCTGCGCTCCAGACACTCGCACGTGCCCTTCAGGAACTCCCGCCTCACGTACCTGCTGCAGGACTCGCTCAACGGAGACAGCAAGACCCTCATGATGGTGCAG GTGTCTCCTCTGGAGAGTAACGTCAGCGAGTCGGTTTGCTCTCTGAAGTTCGCTCAGCGTGTACGGACAGTTGAGATCGGGCCCTCGTCTTCATCACGCCGCCAAGCGGAGAACTCCTCAACATCCTCCTCTCCGACTCATGACAGCGTGGAG CTGGACTCTCCTCCCGTGACCCCTGTGCCGCTCCCCATCTCGAGGGCCAGCAGCGCAGGCTCAACCCTCTCCTCCAACTCTAAGACCCCCACAACCCGACGGCGGTCCCACAGTCAGCTGTCCACAg ATAGACAGGTAGACAGAAGCAGCCCATTGGTTGGGGACGGTGGGCAG GACGAATGA